In one window of Zingiber officinale cultivar Zhangliang chromosome 11A, Zo_v1.1, whole genome shotgun sequence DNA:
- the LOC122032048 gene encoding transcription factor MYB2-like produces MEFRGRAPPSDQESDLRRGPWTTDEDLLLVNYISAHGEGRWNSLARSAGLRRTGKSCRLRWLNYLRPDVRRGNITPEEQLLILELHLRLGNRWSKIARHLPGRTDNEIKNYWRTRVQKQAKQMRCDVDSERFADMVRSVWMPRLAERIREQSKLPCSAETSGASFETQRLSSPPMPPPAAAPESFASDVDDVCVQWMQPEQSEWPAESMWTVEDIIWLQQQL; encoded by the exons ATGGAGTTCCGCGGGAGGGCGCCGCCGAGTGATCAGGAGTCGGACCTGAGAAGAGGACCTTGGACGACGGACGAGGACCTCCTCCTCGTGAACTACATCAGTGCCCACGGCGAGGGACGCTGGAACTCCCTCGCTCGTTCCGCAG GGCTCCGGCGTACCGGAAAGAGTTGCCGGCTCCGGTGGCTGAACTACCTCCGCCCCGACGTCCGGCGGGGCAACATCACCCCGGAGGAGCAGCTCCTCATCCTGGAGCTGCACTTGCGGCTGGGCAACCGGTGGTCCAAGATCGCGCGCCACTTGCCGGGGAGGACCGACAACGAAATCAAGAACTACTGGCGGACGCGGGTGCAGAAGCAGGCGAAGCAGATGCGGTGCGACGTCGACAGCGAGCGATTCGCGGACATGGTGCGCTCCGTGTGGATGCCGCGCCTCGCCGAGAGGATCCGCGAGCAGAGCAAGCTCCCCTGCAGCGCGGAGACTTCCGGCGCCTCCTTCGAGACGCAGCGACTCTCGTCCCCGCCGATGCCGCCCCCGGCGGCGGCCCCCGAGAGCTTCGCGAGCGACGTCGACGACGTCTGTGTCCAGTGGATGCAGCCGGAGCAGAGTGAATGGCCGGCGGAGAGCATGTGGACCGTGGAGGACATAATTTGGCTACAACAGCAGCTTTGA
- the LOC122031059 gene encoding proline-rich receptor-like protein kinase PERK15, which translates to MTSTALLLCYMSVVVCLRLIVEARHVSHMSATMITSPSAAPVGRWDQIYSLISSSKVENHFLENLPINREHRKYSSPLAAASSMTFRDSVDYRSLTTVRLPSPSISSLVNIFMDHSMYPSTELAVTPSPFGYSPPAHSNANAVPTTFAQPPLSPQTQCCESNKVQKRGTEDCYCVYPVKVELFLQNVSMISNWSYEFLRELAYQLKLDMDQFEINNFYVVGASGLNITMDIVPFDGISFFADQVLAMNSSLALHRVHINPELVGDYKLLNLTWFRPLASPPVPSQSISPVASPPGIPYLPTFTTKGDTGDDRKHSNFLLVIGICISVLVAVTFVSLILCFCSSRKRMEVPTEEVKSTRTADVASVEGCLPYPSSTRFLSFEELKEATHNFEPASMVGEGGFGRVFKGVLSDGTAVAIKKLSGGGHQGDKEFLVEVEMLSRLHHRNLVKLIGYYTSRDSSQNLLCYELVPNGNLESWLHGSAGTNCPLDWDTRMKIALDAARGLAYLHEDSQPCVIHRDFKASNILLENNFHAKVSDFGLAKQAPEGCANYLSTRVMGTFGYVAPEYAMTGHLLVKSDVYSYGVVLLELLTGRRPVDMSQPSGQENLVTWARPILHDGNRLEEFADPLLAGKYPKDDFVRVCTIAAACVAQEANQRPTMGEVVQSLKMVYRVADCQDAQPTPSTNPRNKPSTTYESDATSSMFSSGPFSGLSLFDNDNISRTAVFSEDLHEGR; encoded by the exons ATGACATCAACAGCATTGTTGCTGTGTTATATGTCGGTTGTAGTATGCTTGCGATTGATTGTTGAGGCGAGACATGTCAGCCATATGTCAGCAACGATGATAACATCTCCATCTGCTGCTCCTGTAGGTCGATGGGATCAAATCTATTCCTTGATCTCTTCATCAAAGGTTGAAAATCATTTCCTAGAAAATCTTCCAATCAATAGAGAACACAGGAAGTACTCTTCACCGCTTGCTGCAGCTTCATCAATGACGTTCAGAGATTCAGTTGATTACAGGTCCCTGACCACTGTTAGGCTTCCGTCGCCAAGCATTTCAAGTTTAGTAAATATTTTCATGGATCATAGCATGTATCCTTCTACAGAGTTGGCTGTCACACCTTCACCTTTTGGGTATTCTCCTCCAGCACATTCAAATGCAAATGCAGTTCCGACTACCTTTGCACAGCCACCATTGTCACCTCAAACTC AATGTTGTGAGTCTAATAAGGTGCAGAAGCGAGGTACTGAAGATTGCTATTGTGTTTACCCAGTGAAAGTTGAGTTGTTCCTACAAAATGTTTCTATGATTTCAAACTGGAGTTATGAATTTCTTCGTGAACTAGCTTATCAGCTCAAGTTGGACATGGATCAGTTTGAGATTAACAATTTCTATGTTGTTGGTGCATCTGGATTAAATATCACAATGGACATAGTGCCATTTGACGGGATAAGTTTTTTTGCCGACCAGGTTCTTGCTATGAATTCTTCACTTGCACTGCATAGGGTTCATATCAATCCTGAGCTAGTAGGTGATTATAAACTTCTTAATTTGACTTGGTTCAGGCCCCTGGCTTCTCCTCCTG TTCCTTCTCAGTCCATCTCACCGGTGGCTTCACCACCTGGGATACCCTACTTACCTACTTTTACGACGAAGGGTGATACTGGAGATGACAGGAAACACTCAAATTTTTTATTGGTTATTGGAATATGTATCAGTGTCCTGGTTGCTGTTACTTTTGTTTCTCTTATCCTTTGTTTTTGTTCATCTCGCAAAAGGATGGAGGTGCCGACAGAAGAAG TGAAGTCTACTAGAACAGCAGATGTAGCTTCTGTGGAAGGTTGTCTTCCATATCCTTCAAGTACACGCTTCCTTTCTTTTGAGGAGCTTAAAGAGGCTACACATAATTTTGAGCCTGCTAGCATGGTTGGAGAAGGTGGATTTGGCCGTGTGTTCAAGGGTGTGCTGAGTGATGGTACTGCTGTTGCTATCAAGAAGCTCTCTGGTGGAGGACACCAAGGAGACAAAGAATTCCTGGTTGAGGTTGAGATGTTGAGCAGGTTACATCATAGAAATCTTGTCAAACTGATTGGTTATTATACCAGCCGCGACTCATCACAGAATCTTCTTTGCTATGAGCTAGTTCCAAATGGAAATCTGGAGTCTTGGCTTCATG GTTCTGCAGGAACAAACTGTCCTCTAGATTGGGACACAAGGATGAAAATTGCCCTTGATGCTGCTAGAGGTTTAGCTTACCTTCATGAGGATTCACAGCCCTGTGTGATCCACAGGGATTTTAAGGCATCCAATATATTGCTGGAAAACAACTTCCATGCCAAGGTTTCTGACTTTGGTCTGGCAAAGCAGGCACCTGAAGGGTGTGCAAATTATCTTTCTACACGTGTTATGGGAACATTTGG GTACGTAGCCCCTGAGTATGCCATGACTGGACATTTGTTAGTAAAGAGTGATGTGTACAGCTACGGAGTAGTTTTACTTGAACTATTGACAGGAAGGAGGCCTGTTGATATGTCACAACCTTCTGGCCAGGAAAACCTAGTAACTTGG GCACGGCCAATTCTTCATGATGGTAATAGATTAGAAGAATTTGCAGACCCTCTGCTTGCTGGTAAGTATCCAAAGGATGATTTTGTGCGAGTTTGCACAATTGCTGCAGCTTGTGTTGCACAAGAGGCAAACCAGAGGCCTACAATGGGAGAAGTAGTGCAGTCCCTTAAAATGGTGTATCGCGTGGCAGATTGCCAGGATGCCCAGCCAACACCCTCAACTAATCCAAGGAATAAACCCTCAACAACCTATGAATCAGATGCCACTTCATCAATGTTCTCGTCTGGTCCTTTTTCAGGACTAAGCCTTTTTGACAATGACAACATTTCCAGAACCGCTGTATTTTCTGAGGATCTCCATGAAGGTCGGTGA